The proteins below come from a single Corynebacterium glyciniphilum AJ 3170 genomic window:
- the rpe gene encoding ribulose-phosphate 3-epimerase: protein MRRQPQIAPSILAADFADIRGSIALVPGADWLHIDVMDGHFVPNLSFGLPVAEAVRRSTDTFLDVHLMIEDPARWAPDYAAFGNVTFHLEAVADVDAAVALATTLREAGTRAGVSIKPGTPVEPLLDHLASFDTVLVMSVEPGFGGQSFMPEVLDKVRALRARIDADGLDTLVEIDGGIGPDTVGVSAEAGVDVFVAGSSVFGAENPGSRVTELRTTATRAVAGA from the coding sequence ATGAGAAGACAGCCTCAGATCGCCCCGTCCATCCTCGCCGCTGATTTCGCGGACATCAGGGGCAGTATCGCCCTGGTACCGGGCGCGGACTGGCTGCACATCGATGTGATGGACGGCCACTTCGTGCCTAACCTGAGCTTCGGGCTTCCGGTCGCTGAGGCGGTGCGCCGCTCCACGGATACCTTCCTGGACGTGCACCTGATGATCGAGGACCCGGCCCGCTGGGCGCCGGACTACGCCGCGTTCGGCAACGTGACCTTCCACCTGGAGGCCGTGGCGGACGTGGACGCCGCGGTCGCCCTGGCGACTACGCTGCGTGAGGCGGGTACCAGGGCCGGGGTGAGCATCAAGCCGGGTACGCCGGTGGAGCCGTTGCTGGATCACCTGGCGTCCTTCGACACGGTCCTGGTGATGAGCGTGGAGCCCGGTTTCGGCGGGCAGTCGTTCATGCCGGAGGTGCTGGACAAGGTCCGTGCCCTGCGTGCCCGCATCGACGCCGACGGCCTGGACACCCTCGTGGAGATCGACGGCGGCATCGGGCCGGACACCGTGGGCGTCAGCGCCGAGGCCGGGGTGGACGTGTTCGTCGCCGGGTCGAGCGTGTTCGGCGCGGAGAACCCCGGGTCGCGGGTGACGGAGCTGCGTACCACCGCCACGCGGGCAGTCGCCGGGGCATGA
- the ribD gene encoding bifunctional diaminohydroxyphosphoribosylaminopyrimidine deaminase/5-amino-6-(5-phosphoribosylamino)uracil reductase RibD, whose protein sequence is MTAVLVDRLGELLAEAVLQADAAGQQVRGTTSPNPPVGAVILDASGTVVGVGATSPPGGAHAEVNALTEAGERARGGTAVVTLEPCNHTGRTGPCSHALLDAGIARVVHVFADPGKVEGGGAEYLRDHGVQVLGPVLDPTDMPTGVPVFSVEPWLTAQRLGRPHVTLKYAATMDGFAAATDGTSQWITGEQARARVHLDRSRRDAIIVGTGTVTADNPRLTARRSDGSLYDHQPMRVVVGTSALAQDAAVRPAVHLPTRDLRAVLYDLWGRGAVDVLVEGGPHLAAAFIDAGLVDAVEAYTAPALLGAGLPAVVPAAETHTTMEGIQRFTLRSAEIIGGDVLTVTTQRSLPPNESEPEENSRPNGSPPV, encoded by the coding sequence ATGACGGCGGTGCTCGTGGACCGGCTCGGTGAACTGCTCGCCGAGGCGGTGCTGCAGGCGGACGCCGCAGGCCAGCAGGTCCGCGGCACGACCTCGCCGAACCCGCCGGTCGGCGCGGTCATCCTCGACGCCTCCGGGACGGTCGTGGGTGTCGGGGCGACGAGCCCTCCCGGTGGTGCGCATGCCGAGGTCAACGCGCTGACCGAGGCGGGGGAGCGTGCCCGGGGTGGCACGGCGGTGGTCACCCTGGAGCCGTGCAACCACACCGGTCGCACCGGCCCGTGCAGTCACGCCCTTCTGGACGCGGGGATCGCCCGTGTCGTCCACGTCTTCGCCGATCCGGGGAAGGTGGAGGGAGGTGGCGCGGAGTACCTGCGTGATCACGGGGTGCAGGTGCTCGGCCCGGTGCTCGATCCGACAGACATGCCCACCGGAGTACCGGTGTTCAGTGTGGAGCCCTGGCTGACCGCGCAGCGGCTGGGTCGCCCGCACGTCACGCTGAAGTACGCGGCCACGATGGACGGTTTCGCCGCGGCGACGGACGGGACCTCGCAGTGGATCACCGGTGAGCAGGCCCGCGCCCGGGTGCACCTGGACCGCTCGCGCCGCGACGCGATCATCGTGGGCACCGGGACGGTCACGGCGGACAACCCCCGGCTCACGGCCCGGCGGTCGGACGGCTCACTGTACGACCACCAGCCGATGCGCGTGGTGGTGGGGACCTCGGCGCTGGCCCAGGACGCGGCGGTCCGGCCGGCGGTGCATCTGCCGACCCGTGACCTGCGTGCCGTCCTGTACGACCTGTGGGGCAGGGGAGCGGTGGATGTCCTGGTGGAGGGTGGCCCACACCTGGCGGCCGCGTTCATCGACGCCGGCCTGGTGGACGCGGTGGAGGCGTACACCGCTCCGGCCCTGTTGGGGGCGGGCCTGCCTGCGGTCGTCCCCGCTGCGGAAACACACACGACGATGGAGGGGATACAGCGGTTCACGTTGAGGTCCGCGGAGATCATCGGCGGGGACGTGCTAACTGTGACGACGCAACGGTCACTACCGCCCAATGAGTCTGAACCCGAGGAGAATTCGAGGCCTAATGGCAGCCCACCCGTCTGA
- a CDS encoding riboflavin synthase, translating to MFTGIVEETGTVAEVDGTADAQRIRISCSQVLQDATHGASISVNGVCLTVTEFDSTGFWADCMKVTLDYTALGSARPGDRVNLERATPTGGRLGGHIVQGHVDGTATLVSRTPGSEWEVFRFELPAGDAGTSLARYVAKKGSIAVNGVSLTVAEVGPVTDPWFEVSLIPTTLAETMLGDLATGDTVNIECDVLAKYLERLAQAEGSEGSEGDAQ from the coding sequence ATGTTCACCGGAATCGTCGAGGAGACGGGCACGGTCGCCGAGGTCGACGGCACCGCAGACGCCCAGCGCATACGCATCTCCTGCAGCCAGGTACTGCAGGACGCCACCCATGGGGCCTCCATCTCTGTCAACGGGGTCTGTCTCACCGTCACAGAGTTCGACAGCACCGGCTTCTGGGCCGACTGCATGAAGGTCACGCTCGACTACACCGCGCTGGGTTCCGCCCGGCCAGGTGACCGGGTCAACCTGGAGCGAGCCACCCCGACCGGCGGACGCCTCGGCGGCCACATCGTCCAGGGCCATGTGGACGGCACCGCCACCCTGGTCTCCCGCACCCCGGGCAGCGAGTGGGAGGTCTTCCGCTTCGAGCTCCCGGCAGGCGATGCCGGCACCTCCCTGGCCCGCTACGTCGCCAAGAAGGGCAGCATCGCCGTCAACGGTGTCTCGCTCACCGTCGCCGAGGTCGGCCCCGTCACCGACCCGTGGTTCGAGGTCTCGTTGATCCCCACCACCCTCGCCGAGACCATGCTCGGTGACCTCGCCACCGGCGACACCGTCAACATCGAGTGCGACGTCCTGGCCAAGTACCTTGAACGCCTCGCGCAGGCCGAAGGGTCAGAAGGATCAGAAGGAGACGCCCAGTGA
- a CDS encoding bifunctional 3,4-dihydroxy-2-butanone-4-phosphate synthase/GTP cyclohydrolase II, with product MSLLDPVEDAITDIAAGKPVVVVDDEDRENEGDIIFAAEKATPETVAFTVRHSSGYICAAVPDEEADRLGLPPMVARNEDVRGTAYTVTVDAAEGITTGISATDRAHTLRLLADPGATRESFNRPGHVVPLRAKKGGVLERGGHTEASVDLARAAGLRPAGVLCEVVSEDDPTGMARLPELRRFCDEHGLSLISIEQLAEWRRVHTPVVSRSVEARLPTRFGNFHAVAYNGLVDGVEHVALVSGDLRADNGEDVLVRVHSECLTGDIFGSLRCDCGEQLSASLDLITEAGRGVLVYLRGQEGRGIGLVPKLKAYNLQDEGMDTVDANTAQGLPVDSREYSAAAQILRDLGVTSVALLSNNPGKRLDLERHGIPVTRRVPVELPANPENEAYLRTKRDRMGHQIDSLTPAAP from the coding sequence GTGAGCCTGCTCGACCCCGTGGAGGACGCGATCACCGACATTGCCGCGGGTAAGCCGGTGGTCGTCGTCGACGACGAGGACCGGGAGAACGAGGGCGACATCATCTTTGCCGCGGAGAAGGCCACGCCCGAGACCGTGGCCTTCACCGTCCGGCACTCCTCGGGCTACATCTGCGCCGCAGTGCCCGACGAGGAGGCCGACCGTCTCGGCCTGCCGCCGATGGTCGCCCGCAACGAGGACGTCCGCGGCACCGCCTACACCGTCACCGTCGACGCCGCCGAGGGCATCACCACCGGCATCAGCGCCACCGACCGTGCCCACACGCTGCGCCTGCTCGCCGACCCGGGCGCCACCCGCGAGTCCTTCAACCGCCCCGGCCACGTCGTCCCGTTGCGGGCGAAGAAGGGCGGCGTGCTGGAACGCGGCGGGCACACCGAGGCCTCCGTGGACCTCGCCCGCGCCGCCGGGCTGCGTCCCGCCGGGGTGCTGTGCGAGGTCGTCTCCGAGGACGACCCCACCGGTATGGCCCGTCTGCCGGAACTGCGCCGGTTCTGCGACGAGCACGGCCTGTCGCTGATCTCCATCGAGCAACTCGCCGAGTGGCGCCGAGTGCACACCCCCGTCGTCTCCCGCAGCGTGGAGGCCCGCCTGCCCACCCGCTTCGGCAACTTCCACGCTGTGGCGTACAACGGCCTGGTCGACGGCGTCGAGCACGTCGCTTTGGTCTCCGGCGACCTGCGGGCCGACAACGGCGAGGACGTGCTGGTGCGCGTGCACTCCGAGTGCCTCACCGGCGACATCTTCGGCTCGCTGCGCTGCGACTGCGGCGAACAGCTCTCCGCCTCCCTCGACCTGATCACCGAGGCCGGACGCGGCGTGCTGGTCTACCTGCGTGGCCAGGAGGGCCGCGGCATCGGTCTGGTGCCCAAACTCAAGGCCTACAACCTGCAGGACGAGGGCATGGACACCGTGGACGCCAACACCGCCCAAGGGCTGCCGGTGGACTCCCGCGAGTACAGTGCGGCCGCCCAGATCCTGCGGGACCTGGGCGTGACCTCGGTGGCGCTGCTGTCCAACAACCCGGGCAAGCGCCTCGACCTGGAACGCCACGGCATCCCGGTCACCAGGCGCGTCCCGGTGGAGCTGCCCGCCAACCCGGAGAACGAGGCCTACCTGCGCACCAAGCGCGACCGGATGGGCCACCAGATCGACTCACTGACCCCCGCCGCACCCTGA
- the ribH gene encoding 6,7-dimethyl-8-ribityllumazine synthase codes for MPSDGLADISLTRDSGAGYRIAVITASWNAEITDRLHDHAVSALRETGAYVDQWRVAGAVELPVVAAEAAKNFDAVVANGCVIRGETAHFDHVCNAVTYGLTRVSLDSGKPVGNGVLTVENQAQAVARAGGDGAVEDKGADAARAALHSLLVLRDIRSAR; via the coding sequence ATGCCCTCCGACGGACTCGCCGACATCTCCCTCACCCGTGACTCCGGTGCGGGCTACCGGATCGCCGTGATCACCGCGTCCTGGAACGCCGAGATTACCGACCGGCTGCACGACCATGCCGTGTCCGCACTGCGCGAGACCGGTGCCTACGTGGACCAGTGGCGGGTGGCCGGTGCCGTCGAGCTGCCGGTCGTCGCCGCGGAGGCGGCGAAGAACTTCGACGCCGTCGTGGCCAACGGGTGCGTGATCCGCGGGGAGACCGCCCACTTCGACCACGTCTGCAACGCCGTGACCTACGGGCTGACCCGGGTGTCACTGGACTCCGGCAAGCCGGTCGGCAACGGCGTGCTCACCGTCGAGAACCAGGCGCAGGCCGTCGCGCGTGCCGGTGGCGACGGCGCGGTGGAGGACAAGGGCGCCGACGCTGCCCGCGCCGCCCTGCACTCCCTGCTCGTGCTGCGGGACATCCGCTCGGCGAGGTAG
- a CDS encoding PH domain-containing protein, whose protein sequence is MSDGTDQAPQGRKNRQGEWLLTVTSTSLRWWAVIGAVVVMAVHIFMAVVSGVGDTGATVSAVDQWAFIGIGVIISGLVLMLLRPRVRVNEDGVEVRNIFGAQFYRWSIVHGLSFPRNARWARLELPDFEFVPMMAFQVADKSTIATKVEDFRVLEDRYMPDE, encoded by the coding sequence GTGTCCGACGGGACAGACCAGGCACCCCAGGGCAGGAAGAACCGGCAGGGAGAGTGGCTGCTGACCGTCACCTCCACCAGCCTGCGCTGGTGGGCGGTCATCGGCGCGGTGGTGGTGATGGCGGTGCACATCTTCATGGCGGTCGTCTCCGGGGTGGGGGACACCGGAGCCACCGTCAGTGCCGTCGACCAGTGGGCGTTCATCGGCATCGGGGTGATCATCTCCGGTCTGGTCCTGATGCTGCTGCGCCCCCGGGTGCGCGTCAACGAGGACGGCGTCGAGGTGCGCAATATCTTCGGCGCCCAGTTCTACCGCTGGTCGATCGTCCACGGCCTGTCCTTCCCCCGCAACGCCCGCTGGGCACGGCTGGAACTGCCGGACTTCGAGTTCGTCCCCATGATGGCCTTCCAGGTCGCCGACAAGTCCACGATCGCCACAAAGGTGGAGGACTTCCGCGTCCTGGAGGACCGTTACATGCCCGACGAGTAG
- the uvrC gene encoding excinuclease ABC subunit UvrC, with protein sequence MADPASYRPAPGTIPTSPGVYTFRDSDDRVIYVGKAKNLRSRLSNYFQDPGHLEPRIRTMVHTADHVQWTVVASEIEALNLEYTWIKKFAPRFNVMYRDDKTYPMLAVSVKERFPRAFLYRGPRKKGVRYFGPYPKAWAIRDTLESLTRVFPVRTCTAGVYRRHEQLGRPCLLGYIDRCSAPCVGRVSPSEHMDLVDGFCSFLAGGNTDRVIRDVRGEMTDAAENLDFERAASLRDQLGAMEKTVEKQSVVFSDDTDADLVAVASDELEAAVQVFHVRGGRIRGQRGWVVEKKASTDDSIDGGAGSATGADSADGAGDAGDTTWPTLLEDFLTQFYGENAELANATESAVGGNSRVSEPDGVTLEPVPREILVPVLPTNRDRLTDWLSVLRGARVTLRVPQRGDKRSLMETATTNATQALRQHKIARAGDLTTRSAALQELQEALWMDDSPLRIECTDISHIQGTDVVASLVVFEDGLPRKSDYRRYRIREAAGDGHSDDVASIAEVVRRRFKRHHRDRTAVPEGDDGGDLLDGEVTVEQAEAGSKKFAYPPQLFVVDGGKPQVNAAQEVLDELGVTDVTLVGVAKRLEELWVPGDEYPVILPRNSQALYLIQQLRDEAHRFAITFHRASRGKRMTRSALDEVKGLGPKRRAELVKTFGSVAKVREAGVGGISQVPGFGPALAEAVIDALTQPEGSV encoded by the coding sequence ATGGCCGACCCCGCCTCCTACCGCCCCGCTCCCGGAACGATCCCCACCAGCCCGGGGGTCTACACGTTCCGTGACTCCGACGACCGCGTCATCTACGTCGGCAAGGCGAAGAACCTGCGGAGCAGGCTGTCCAACTACTTCCAGGACCCCGGGCACCTCGAGCCGCGCATCCGCACCATGGTGCACACCGCCGACCACGTGCAGTGGACCGTGGTGGCCAGTGAGATCGAGGCCCTGAACCTCGAGTACACCTGGATCAAGAAGTTCGCCCCCCGGTTCAACGTGATGTACCGGGACGACAAGACCTACCCCATGCTCGCGGTGAGCGTGAAGGAGAGGTTCCCCCGGGCGTTCCTCTACCGGGGTCCGCGCAAAAAGGGCGTGCGCTACTTCGGGCCGTACCCTAAGGCCTGGGCGATCCGGGACACCCTGGAGTCCCTGACCCGCGTCTTCCCGGTACGCACCTGCACCGCCGGGGTGTACCGCCGCCACGAGCAGCTGGGACGGCCGTGCCTGCTCGGCTACATCGACCGCTGCTCGGCCCCGTGCGTGGGCCGGGTCTCGCCGTCGGAGCACATGGATCTGGTCGACGGGTTCTGCTCCTTCCTCGCCGGCGGCAACACCGACCGGGTGATCCGTGACGTCCGCGGCGAGATGACCGACGCGGCCGAGAACCTCGACTTCGAACGCGCCGCCTCCCTGCGCGACCAGCTCGGGGCGATGGAGAAGACCGTGGAGAAACAGTCCGTGGTCTTCTCCGACGACACCGACGCCGACCTCGTCGCCGTGGCCAGCGACGAACTGGAGGCTGCCGTGCAGGTCTTCCACGTCCGCGGTGGACGTATCCGCGGCCAGCGCGGCTGGGTCGTGGAGAAGAAGGCGTCCACCGACGACAGCATCGACGGTGGTGCTGGCTCTGCCACCGGCGCCGACAGTGCCGACGGTGCAGGTGACGCCGGTGACACCACCTGGCCCACCCTGCTGGAGGATTTCCTCACCCAGTTCTACGGAGAGAACGCCGAACTGGCCAATGCCACCGAGTCCGCGGTGGGCGGAAACTCCCGGGTCAGTGAGCCTGACGGCGTGACCCTGGAGCCGGTGCCCCGCGAGATCCTCGTGCCGGTCCTGCCCACCAACCGTGACCGCCTCACCGACTGGCTCAGCGTCCTACGCGGTGCGCGGGTGACCCTGCGCGTGCCCCAGCGCGGTGACAAACGCTCGCTCATGGAGACCGCGACCACCAACGCCACCCAGGCGCTGCGCCAGCACAAGATCGCCCGCGCCGGTGACCTCACCACCCGCTCGGCCGCACTGCAGGAACTGCAGGAGGCACTGTGGATGGACGATTCCCCGCTGCGCATCGAGTGCACCGACATCTCCCACATCCAGGGCACCGACGTCGTCGCCAGCCTGGTGGTGTTCGAGGACGGACTGCCGCGGAAGTCCGACTACCGCCGCTACCGCATCCGGGAGGCCGCCGGTGACGGACACTCCGACGACGTGGCCTCGATCGCCGAGGTCGTCCGGCGCCGCTTCAAACGCCACCACAGGGACCGCACCGCCGTGCCCGAGGGGGACGATGGTGGTGACCTGCTCGACGGCGAGGTCACCGTGGAGCAGGCCGAGGCCGGGTCGAAGAAGTTCGCCTACCCGCCGCAGCTCTTCGTCGTCGACGGCGGAAAACCACAGGTCAATGCCGCCCAGGAGGTCCTCGATGAGCTCGGAGTCACCGACGTCACGCTGGTGGGGGTGGCCAAACGCCTCGAGGAACTGTGGGTGCCCGGCGACGAGTACCCGGTGATCCTGCCCCGTAACTCGCAGGCGCTGTACCTCATCCAGCAGCTGCGCGACGAGGCGCACCGCTTCGCGATCACCTTCCACCGCGCCAGCCGCGGCAAGAGGATGACCCGTTCCGCCCTCGACGAGGTCAAGGGACTGGGCCCGAAGCGGCGGGCCGAACTGGTGAAGACCTTCGGCTCGGTGGCCAAGGTCCGCGAGGCCGGTGTAGGGGGAATATCACAGGTGCCGGGCTTCGGACCGGCGCTGGCCGAAGCGGTCATCGACGCCCTGACGCAACCGGAGGGTTCGGTCTAG
- the rapZ gene encoding RNase adapter RapZ, giving the protein MNDATRDTGTRPDQQEASLVLITGMSGAGRKEAATVLEELGWYVADNLPPELIMRMVELSFESDSPVERLAVVTDVRSRDFVGSLTEVLSSLHDSGRRPVVLYLDADDRTLIRRYGRVRRTHPLQGNETLQAGIDREREMMEGIRQRADLVVDTSGTSVHDLRRNLEGYFEALSDRREHITVQSFGFKNGAPRDVDIMMDARFLPNPHWEEDLRDYSGLDTPVAEFVLSRPEATEYLDLLEQLVTTALPGYRREGKRFITLAIGCTGGQHRSPAVAEAIAARLAANPDLDVRTIHRDLEPGRPGRTSAGKGATA; this is encoded by the coding sequence ATGAACGATGCCACCCGAGACACGGGAACGCGACCTGACCAGCAGGAGGCGTCGCTGGTCCTCATCACCGGGATGTCGGGCGCCGGCCGTAAGGAGGCCGCCACCGTCCTGGAGGAGCTGGGCTGGTACGTCGCCGACAACCTCCCGCCGGAGCTGATCATGCGCATGGTCGAGCTCAGCTTCGAGTCCGACTCGCCGGTGGAACGCCTGGCCGTGGTCACCGACGTGCGCTCCCGCGACTTCGTCGGCTCGCTGACCGAGGTGCTCTCCAGCCTGCACGACTCCGGCCGACGCCCCGTGGTGCTCTACCTCGACGCCGACGACCGCACCCTCATCCGCCGCTACGGTCGCGTCCGACGCACCCACCCGCTGCAGGGCAATGAGACCCTGCAGGCCGGCATCGACCGGGAGCGCGAGATGATGGAGGGTATCCGTCAACGAGCCGACCTCGTCGTAGACACCTCCGGTACCAGCGTGCACGATCTACGCCGTAACCTCGAAGGCTACTTCGAGGCCCTGTCCGACCGGCGCGAGCACATCACCGTGCAGTCCTTCGGCTTCAAGAACGGCGCCCCGCGCGACGTCGACATCATGATGGACGCCCGCTTCCTGCCGAACCCGCACTGGGAGGAGGACCTGCGTGACTACAGCGGACTCGACACGCCAGTCGCCGAGTTCGTCCTGTCACGCCCCGAGGCCACGGAGTACCTCGACCTCCTGGAGCAGCTCGTGACCACAGCATTGCCCGGGTACCGCCGAGAGGGAAAGCGGTTCATTACCCTCGCCATCGGCTGCACCGGAGGACAGCACCGCAGCCCTGCGGTGGCCGAGGCCATCGCCGCGCGTCTCGCGGCGAATCCAGACCTGGACGTCCGTACCATCCACCGAGACCTCGAACCCGGACGACCCGGGCGCACCAGCGCCGGTAAGGGAGCCACCGCATGA
- a CDS encoding gluconeogenesis factor YvcK family protein, whose protein sequence is MSDTTTDPAGTSLGRITALGGGHGLFATLRSARAAADYVTAVVTVADDGGSSGRMRRELGSLPPGDLRMALAALVRDTPRGHLWERTLQHRFSGHGALAGHAVGNLVLTGLSEVLGSSIEALDELSDLLGVRGRVLPMSPEPLDLEAEVQGIGDDPREVNSVRGQVAVASTLGQVRRVRLIPQNPEASPEAVQAILDADLVTLGPGSWFSSVIPHLLMPGIVDALADTTATRAVIMNLVAEPGETSGFSMERHIHMLLQHCPTLTVDVVVVDTSVLLPGNERRHMERAAARLGATVLYRNVREDDDRGRWTDRHSSEKLAGVLRELADWDRPTTATVGSPGTHDEPGHPEERGDSHSGTDV, encoded by the coding sequence ATGAGCGACACGACAACCGACCCCGCCGGCACCAGCCTCGGACGTATCACCGCGCTCGGCGGTGGCCACGGCCTGTTCGCCACGTTGCGCTCGGCCCGAGCCGCCGCAGATTACGTCACCGCCGTCGTCACCGTCGCCGACGACGGCGGATCCTCCGGACGAATGCGCCGCGAACTCGGCTCGCTGCCACCGGGCGACTTGCGTATGGCACTGGCCGCCCTGGTCCGCGACACTCCGCGCGGCCACCTGTGGGAACGGACCCTTCAACACCGTTTCTCCGGGCATGGAGCGTTGGCTGGTCATGCAGTGGGCAACCTGGTGCTCACCGGGCTCTCCGAGGTCCTGGGCTCCAGCATCGAGGCACTCGACGAACTCAGTGACCTGCTTGGCGTCCGCGGACGGGTCCTTCCCATGTCCCCCGAACCGCTCGACCTGGAGGCCGAGGTCCAGGGCATCGGCGATGACCCCCGTGAAGTGAACTCCGTGCGGGGCCAGGTGGCCGTCGCCTCCACCCTGGGGCAGGTCCGTCGTGTCCGTCTGATCCCGCAGAACCCGGAGGCCTCTCCCGAGGCCGTCCAGGCGATTCTCGACGCCGACCTGGTGACCCTGGGCCCGGGATCCTGGTTCTCCTCGGTGATCCCACACCTGCTGATGCCCGGCATCGTCGACGCCCTCGCCGACACCACCGCCACCCGCGCGGTGATCATGAACCTCGTCGCCGAACCAGGGGAGACCAGTGGCTTCTCCATGGAACGGCATATTCACATGCTGCTGCAGCACTGTCCCACCCTCACCGTCGACGTCGTCGTCGTCGACACCTCGGTGCTGCTGCCCGGCAATGAGCGCCGCCACATGGAACGTGCCGCCGCACGGCTGGGGGCAACCGTCCTCTACCGCAACGTGCGTGAGGACGACGACCGCGGTCGATGGACCGACCGGCATTCCTCCGAGAAGCTCGCCGGTGTGCTGCGTGAGCTCGCCGACTGGGACCGACCCACCACCGCCACGGTAGGATCACCCGGTACACACGACGAGCCGGGGCATCCGGAGGAAAGGGGCGACAGCCACAGTGGCACTGACGTCTGA
- the whiA gene encoding DNA-binding protein WhiA, whose protein sequence is MALTSEVKDELARVTETRPEVMTAEVSGLLRYCAGLHLVAGQIVVEAEVDSGATARRVSRVVEELFDLTAELQVVGGGNLRNSSRYVLRWARGGTELARRTGLIDRAGRPVRGLPPYIIGGTADQCTAAWRGAFLARGSLTEPGRSSSLEVTTPGNEAALALVGAARRIGVTAKTKETRGVIRVVIRDGETIGDLLTRMGAQRTRLDWEEQRMRREVRATANRLANFDDANLRRSARAAVVAAARVDRALTILGDDVPDHLVQAGTLRVQHRQASLEELGQLADPQMTKDAVAGRIRRLLTMADQRAAELGIPDTHAAVTDDIFDLDDVDAVGDDDKRITSDDTDGE, encoded by the coding sequence GTGGCACTGACGTCTGAGGTGAAGGATGAGCTGGCCAGGGTCACCGAGACCCGGCCGGAAGTCATGACCGCCGAGGTCTCGGGCCTGCTGCGCTACTGCGCGGGCCTGCACCTGGTGGCCGGACAGATCGTCGTAGAGGCGGAAGTCGACAGCGGCGCCACCGCCCGACGGGTCTCCCGCGTCGTCGAGGAGCTCTTCGACCTCACCGCCGAACTGCAGGTCGTCGGGGGCGGTAACCTGCGCAACTCCTCACGGTACGTCCTGCGCTGGGCACGCGGCGGCACCGAACTGGCCCGCCGGACCGGCCTGATCGACCGGGCGGGGCGCCCGGTGCGCGGGCTACCGCCGTACATCATCGGCGGGACCGCCGACCAGTGCACCGCTGCGTGGCGGGGGGCGTTCCTGGCCCGCGGCTCGCTGACCGAGCCGGGCCGCTCATCCTCGCTGGAGGTCACCACCCCCGGCAATGAGGCCGCACTCGCCCTGGTGGGTGCGGCCCGACGGATCGGGGTCACCGCGAAGACCAAGGAGACCCGTGGCGTGATCCGGGTGGTCATCCGCGACGGGGAGACCATCGGCGACCTGCTCACCCGGATGGGGGCCCAACGCACCCGCCTGGACTGGGAGGAACAGCGCATGCGTCGCGAGGTGCGCGCCACCGCCAACCGGCTGGCCAACTTCGACGACGCCAACCTGCGCCGCTCCGCCCGCGCCGCAGTCGTCGCCGCCGCCCGGGTGGACCGGGCGCTGACCATCCTCGGCGACGACGTGCCCGACCATCTGGTGCAGGCCGGTACGTTGCGCGTCCAGCACCGCCAGGCGTCGCTGGAGGAACTGGGCCAGCTCGCTGATCCGCAGATGACCAAGGACGCGGTGGCCGGCCGGATCCGCCGCCTGCTCACCATGGCTGACCAGCGTGCCGCGGAGCTCGGCATCCCCGACACCCACGCAGCCGTCACCGACGACATCTTCGACCTCGACGATGTTGATGCTGTCGGCGACGACGATAAGCGGATCACCTCGGACGACACCGACGGCGAATAG